A genomic region of Janthinobacterium lividum contains the following coding sequences:
- the petA gene encoding ubiquinol-cytochrome c reductase iron-sulfur subunit, producing MSNEKQVDSGRRGLLVATCAAGSVVGLATAGALVSTFQPSERAKAAGAPVEVDITTLQPGEMRTVEWRGKPVWILKRTPEMIASLKQTDGKVADANSQRNPAEFTPPYCMNEARSIKPEILVAVGICTHLGCSPSSKFTPGPQPSLPDDWEGGFLCPCHGSTFDMAGRVFKNKPAPDNLQVPRHMYLSDTKLLIGKDEKGEA from the coding sequence ATGAGTAACGAAAAGCAGGTCGATTCAGGCCGTCGCGGCTTGCTCGTCGCCACGTGCGCGGCGGGCAGTGTAGTTGGATTGGCAACCGCGGGAGCCTTGGTAAGCACCTTCCAGCCGTCGGAGCGCGCGAAAGCGGCTGGCGCGCCGGTCGAAGTAGACATCACCACCTTGCAACCCGGCGAAATGCGCACCGTCGAATGGCGCGGCAAGCCGGTCTGGATCCTCAAGCGCACGCCGGAAATGATCGCGTCGCTCAAGCAAACCGATGGCAAGGTCGCCGATGCCAATTCACAACGCAATCCCGCCGAATTCACGCCGCCGTACTGCATGAACGAGGCGCGCTCGATCAAGCCTGAAATTCTCGTCGCCGTCGGCATCTGCACCCACCTGGGCTGCTCCCCTTCCTCGAAATTTACCCCCGGCCCGCAACCGTCGCTGCCCGATGACTGGGAAGGCGGCTTCCTGTGCCCTTGCCACGGCTCCACCTTCGACATGGCAGGCCGCGTGTTCAAGAACAAGCCGGCGCCGGACAACCTGCAAGTGCCGCGCCATATGTACCTGAGCGACACTAAATTGCTGATAGGTAAAGACGAGAAAGGCGAGGCTTGA
- the mscL gene encoding large conductance mechanosensitive channel protein MscL, with protein sequence MAMMKEFKEFAMKGNVVDLAVGVIIGGAFGKIVDSLVQDVIMPPIGRIFGGLDFANYYLPLNGQATTMTLVEAKKAGAVLAYGNFLTILLNFVILAFIIFQMVRLMNKARRSEPVAPAPAPATPEDIVLLREIRDSLQQNARNSNNLAK encoded by the coding sequence ATGGCAATGATGAAGGAATTTAAAGAATTTGCAATGAAAGGCAATGTCGTCGATCTGGCGGTCGGTGTCATTATCGGCGGCGCCTTCGGCAAGATTGTCGATTCCCTGGTGCAAGACGTGATCATGCCGCCCATCGGCCGCATTTTCGGCGGCCTCGATTTCGCCAATTACTATCTGCCCCTGAATGGCCAGGCGACAACGATGACCCTGGTGGAAGCGAAAAAGGCGGGCGCCGTACTGGCCTACGGTAACTTCCTGACCATTTTGCTCAATTTTGTCATTCTGGCTTTCATCATCTTCCAGATGGTGCGCCTGATGAACAAGGCCCGCCGCAGCGAACCGGTCGCGCCGGCGCCGGCACCGGCCACGCCGGAAGACATCGTGCTGCTGCGTGAAATCCGCGACTCCCTGCAGCAGAACGCACGCAACAGCAACAATCTGGCAAAATAA
- a CDS encoding DUF2461 domain-containing protein produces MHVRDLTQFLRELSDNNNRPWFVMNKPRYDILREEFLALVTSLIGELGKFDPAVKYCNPKKAMFRINRDVRFAHDKSPYKTRFSAAIAPNDMRRPSKAGGPTYYLQIDGQGNLLFGAGEYMPPPGRLKALREHMVNDAPGFSKVLKNKRLKARFGTIQNEGKLQRPPKGFEADAEHIEFIKLKSFFVWTEVPLPVNEPEKLLPTLAEGLKDAWPLVEWMRGAKEPEEVTE; encoded by the coding sequence ATGCATGTGCGTGATTTGACCCAATTTTTACGTGAACTGAGCGACAACAACAACCGTCCCTGGTTTGTCATGAACAAGCCCCGCTACGACATCCTGCGCGAGGAATTCCTCGCCCTGGTCACCAGCCTGATCGGTGAGCTGGGCAAGTTTGACCCGGCCGTGAAGTACTGCAATCCGAAGAAGGCGATGTTCCGCATCAACCGCGACGTGCGTTTCGCGCACGACAAGAGCCCGTACAAGACGCGTTTTTCGGCCGCCATCGCGCCGAACGACATGCGCCGTCCCAGCAAGGCGGGCGGCCCCACGTATTATCTGCAGATCGATGGCCAGGGCAACCTGCTGTTCGGCGCCGGCGAATACATGCCGCCACCGGGCCGCCTGAAGGCGCTGCGCGAACACATGGTCAACGACGCGCCAGGTTTCTCCAAAGTGCTGAAGAATAAGCGCTTGAAGGCCCGCTTCGGCACCATCCAGAACGAGGGCAAATTGCAGCGCCCGCCCAAGGGTTTCGAGGCGGATGCCGAACATATCGAATTCATCAAGCTGAAAAGCTTTTTTGTCTGGACCGAAGTGCCGCTGCCCGTCAACGAGCCCGAGAAACTGCTGCCGACCCTGGCGGAAGGCTTGAAGGATGCATGGCCGCTGGTCGAGTGGATGCGCGGCGCGAAAGAGCCGGAGGAAGTCACCGAGTAA
- a CDS encoding EDSAP-1 family PEP-CTERM protein has protein sequence MNVDHTRSKTLGWLGALAAASLLASGQAQAGAYGLAVNELNNFRITTSAGALSLAGANRNASDSAFFEGGVAVNPRAVNTGPAANADVLQVCSGGGCSGLPQNNYAPSPSSTLEFARGDAHAFGNMLNGGATVRAVAEAQRNTVGAATSTAGDTLTGSVNLTLSSAGFITFSFMGRRDLRTSVTTMGDKSNVSIMDIFNISCNSASPVGCLSNANADGVIFQFAPDGDANNGSDVNGNHTVGSLDPFSLNMTAGTNDPATGRAFTNGFAMFSLTSNFALPAGSYTLNFSKSTRTDIVVIDPLAVPEPGTLFLLGMGLAALAFTRRRQPQSSAA, from the coding sequence ATGAACGTCGATCACACACGAAGCAAGACCCTGGGCTGGCTGGGCGCACTGGCGGCGGCAAGCCTGCTGGCCAGCGGCCAGGCGCAGGCCGGCGCGTACGGCCTGGCCGTCAATGAGTTGAACAATTTCCGCATCACCACCAGCGCCGGCGCGCTGTCGCTGGCCGGCGCGAATCGCAATGCCAGCGACAGCGCGTTTTTCGAAGGCGGCGTAGCCGTCAATCCGCGTGCCGTCAATACAGGACCGGCCGCCAACGCCGACGTACTGCAAGTGTGCTCGGGTGGAGGCTGCAGCGGCTTGCCGCAAAACAATTACGCCCCCAGCCCCAGTTCCACCCTGGAGTTCGCCCGCGGCGATGCACATGCCTTCGGCAACATGCTCAATGGCGGCGCCACGGTGCGCGCCGTGGCGGAAGCCCAGCGCAACACGGTCGGTGCCGCCACATCCACGGCCGGCGACACGCTCACCGGCTCCGTCAACCTGACCCTGTCGAGCGCCGGCTTCATCACCTTCAGCTTCATGGGACGGCGCGACCTGCGCACCAGCGTGACGACCATGGGCGACAAGTCGAACGTGTCGATCATGGATATCTTCAATATCTCCTGCAACAGCGCCAGCCCCGTCGGCTGCCTGTCGAACGCGAATGCCGATGGCGTGATCTTCCAGTTCGCACCCGATGGCGATGCCAACAATGGCAGCGACGTCAACGGCAACCATACGGTCGGCAGCCTGGATCCGTTCAGCCTGAACATGACGGCCGGCACCAACGACCCCGCTACCGGGCGCGCCTTCACGAATGGCTTTGCGATGTTTTCCCTGACCTCGAATTTCGCCCTGCCGGCCGGCAGCTATACCTTGAACTTTTCCAAGTCCACGCGCACCGACATCGTCGTCATCGATCCCCTGGCCGTGCCGGAACCGGGCACCCTGTTCCTGCTGGGCATGGGACTGGCGGCCCTGGCTTTTACGCGGCGCCGCCAACCACAATCATCAGCAGCATGA
- a CDS encoding cytochrome c1, which translates to MKIAKKLLAILALVPAMALASEGGFPLDKAPDRQTNMAALQHGAKLFVNYCLNCHAAVSMRYNRLRDLGLTEIQIKENLLFSGDKVGDLMTTALAPQDAKAFFGVVPPDLSVISRAKSSSAGTGGDYLYTYLRTFYKDDTRPTGWNNMVVPNVAMPHVLWELQGVQTAKFVEENDPHEAGKKIHKFAGFEQVKPGTLNKIEYDNAVADLVGYMEWMAEPAQQTRKRLGVWVLLFLSVFALLAWRLNASFWKEVK; encoded by the coding sequence ATGAAGATTGCAAAAAAACTGCTCGCCATCCTGGCCCTCGTGCCTGCCATGGCTCTCGCCAGCGAAGGCGGCTTTCCGCTGGACAAGGCGCCTGACCGCCAGACCAACATGGCAGCGCTGCAACATGGCGCCAAATTGTTCGTCAATTATTGCCTGAATTGCCACGCCGCCGTGTCGATGCGCTACAACCGCCTGCGCGACCTGGGCTTGACGGAAATCCAGATCAAGGAGAATCTGTTGTTCTCCGGTGATAAAGTAGGCGACCTGATGACGACGGCCCTGGCACCGCAGGACGCCAAGGCCTTCTTTGGCGTCGTACCGCCGGATTTGTCGGTAATTTCGCGCGCGAAATCATCTTCCGCTGGCACAGGCGGCGACTACCTGTATACTTACCTGCGTACGTTCTATAAAGACGACACTCGTCCGACCGGCTGGAACAACATGGTCGTGCCGAATGTTGCCATGCCGCATGTATTATGGGAATTGCAAGGTGTCCAGACTGCCAAGTTCGTGGAAGAGAATGATCCGCACGAAGCTGGCAAGAAGATCCACAAATTTGCCGGCTTCGAGCAGGTCAAGCCAGGTACGTTGAACAAGATCGAGTATGACAATGCGGTAGCCGACCTGGTCGGCTACATGGAGTGGATGGCCGAACCGGCACAGCAAACACGCAAGCGCCTGGGCGTGTGGGTGCTGCTGTTCCTGTCGGTCTTTGCTCTGCTGGCATGGCGCCTTAACGCGTCGTTCTGGAAGGAAGTCAAATAA
- a CDS encoding type II secretion system F family protein, producing the protein MDLVFYGFAVLLFAACILMVEGAWLWWSGTHGSAARRINRRLRLMAARGEAGGERVSILKQRRYARSPGLERLLRRLPQAARLDHLLLQSGLSWSVAQFLGGAGGLLLVALLWLAIWPMPLPGALLLLGVAGGGPCMVVLRARAARLKKIEAQLPEAADFLARALRAGHSFSNVLQMVGDELNEPISGEFKMAHEEINYGVPMNEALQNLAARIPLTDLRYLVIAVLVQRESGGNLAEVLVSIARIIRARLKLLGQVRVLSAEGRMSAWVLGLMPVVMIGVMALVNPQYISLLWTDPSGIKLLWYAAGMVALGVVWMRNVIRIRI; encoded by the coding sequence ATGGACCTGGTGTTCTACGGCTTTGCCGTGCTGCTGTTCGCCGCCTGCATCCTGATGGTGGAGGGCGCCTGGCTGTGGTGGTCGGGCACGCACGGCAGCGCGGCGCGGCGCATCAACCGGCGCTTGCGGCTGATGGCGGCGCGCGGCGAGGCGGGCGGCGAGCGGGTCTCGATCCTCAAGCAGCGCCGCTATGCGCGCTCGCCCGGCCTCGAGCGTTTGCTGCGGCGCCTGCCGCAGGCGGCACGGCTCGACCACCTGCTGCTGCAATCGGGCTTGTCCTGGTCGGTGGCGCAGTTCCTGGGCGGCGCGGGCGGCTTGCTGCTGGTGGCGCTGCTGTGGCTGGCCATCTGGCCCATGCCGCTGCCTGGCGCTTTGCTGCTGCTGGGCGTGGCAGGCGGCGGGCCGTGCATGGTCGTGCTGCGCGCGCGCGCCGCGCGGCTGAAAAAGATCGAGGCGCAATTGCCGGAAGCGGCCGATTTCCTGGCCCGCGCGCTGCGCGCCGGACACTCGTTTTCGAATGTGCTGCAGATGGTGGGCGATGAACTCAATGAGCCGATCAGCGGCGAATTCAAGATGGCGCACGAAGAGATCAATTACGGCGTGCCGATGAACGAGGCGCTGCAAAACCTGGCCGCGCGCATCCCGTTGACGGACTTGCGCTACCTCGTCATCGCCGTGCTGGTGCAGCGTGAATCGGGCGGGAACCTGGCCGAAGTGCTGGTCAGCATCGCGCGCATCATCCGTGCCCGCTTGAAACTGCTGGGACAGGTGCGCGTGCTGTCGGCCGAGGGGCGCATGTCGGCCTGGGTGCTGGGCTTGATGCCGGTGGTGATGATCGGCGTCATGGCGCTGGTCAATCCGCAATACATCAGCTTGCTGTGGACGGATCCCAGCGGCATCAAACTGCTGTGGTACGCGGCCGGCATGGTGGCGCTGGGTGTCGTGTGGATGCGCAACGTGATCCGCATCCGCATCTAA
- a CDS encoding ClpXP protease specificity-enhancing factor — MSEISTKPYMLRAIYEWCTDSGYTPYLAVKVDSRTTVPMEYVKKGEIVLNISFGATSGLKMDNDAIRFHARFGGVSREIYVPVDNVMAIYANENGQGMAFEPVLGNDDPDAQPTDSPASADVPPPVLAPAASGPTLSSVPTGSPEQRDNATPGDDEPPKKGGRPTLTRIK, encoded by the coding sequence ATGTCTGAAATCTCAACCAAACCTTATATGCTGCGCGCCATCTACGAGTGGTGCACCGACAGCGGCTACACGCCGTATCTCGCGGTCAAAGTCGATTCGCGCACCACGGTACCGATGGAATACGTGAAAAAGGGCGAAATCGTGCTCAATATCAGCTTCGGCGCCACCAGCGGCCTGAAGATGGACAACGACGCCATCCGCTTCCACGCCCGCTTTGGCGGCGTCTCGCGCGAAATCTACGTACCGGTCGACAACGTGATGGCCATCTACGCCAACGAAAACGGCCAGGGCATGGCCTTCGAGCCCGTGCTGGGCAATGATGACCCGGACGCGCAACCGACGGACAGCCCGGCCTCGGCCGACGTCCCGCCACCGGTGCTCGCCCCCGCCGCCAGCGGTCCCACCCTGTCGTCCGTGCCGACCGGCTCCCCCGAACAACGCGACAACGCCACGCCCGGCGACGACGAGCCACCAAAAAAAGGCGGCCGCCCGACCCTGACACGCATTAAATAG
- a CDS encoding LytR C-terminal domain-containing protein, producing the protein MRLTISRLAAACACLGLGACASHTAHAPRLPAPPAAAADAAYVAGRQYFDAGDLPAAQAAYEQALRAAPRHVNARNGLAVLHAQRGEHDAAIAHWLALTQEAGTPQPQQAYLFSNLGHAYYLSGRDAQALPALEQACLLDPLNALAWQHLAQVLERLGQHARAAVMRRQAASLQEHDLRRDMAVLRNAAPPQGVPVAAPVPDVPAMARIEITQTDGMARLQRVPAAVRSVPVAVAIPRPRLEIVNGNGVPGLAAALARSLAGAPVQVVRLANETSFQVARTRVEYRPAQEQAARQLARQLGMQVQTQVQTQAADCPVSELRLVLGRDLSDPSMLHRYYLQQLQLARQALARLG; encoded by the coding sequence ATGCGCTTGACGATTTCCCGCCTGGCCGCCGCCTGTGCCTGTCTGGGCCTGGGTGCGTGCGCCAGCCACACGGCGCACGCGCCGCGGCTGCCGGCGCCGCCCGCTGCCGCTGCCGATGCGGCCTATGTCGCGGGACGCCAGTATTTTGATGCGGGCGACCTGCCTGCCGCGCAAGCGGCCTACGAGCAAGCCCTGCGCGCCGCGCCGCGCCATGTGAATGCGCGCAACGGCCTGGCCGTGCTGCACGCGCAGCGGGGCGAGCACGATGCGGCGATTGCCCATTGGCTGGCCTTGACGCAGGAGGCGGGCACGCCGCAGCCGCAACAGGCGTATCTGTTCAGCAATCTCGGTCATGCTTATTATCTGAGTGGACGCGATGCGCAAGCCTTGCCCGCGCTGGAACAGGCGTGTCTGCTCGACCCGCTCAATGCGCTGGCCTGGCAGCATCTGGCGCAGGTGCTCGAACGGCTGGGGCAACACGCGCGCGCGGCCGTCATGCGGCGCCAGGCGGCCAGCTTGCAGGAGCACGATTTGCGGCGCGACATGGCCGTCTTGCGCAACGCGGCGCCACCGCAGGGTGTACCCGTGGCCGCGCCGGTGCCGGATGTGCCCGCCATGGCGCGCATCGAGATCACGCAAACCGACGGCATGGCCCGCTTGCAGCGTGTGCCGGCAGCCGTGCGCAGCGTGCCCGTTGCCGTTGCCATACCCCGTCCGCGCCTGGAAATTGTGAATGGCAATGGCGTGCCTGGCCTGGCCGCCGCACTGGCGCGCAGCCTGGCCGGCGCTCCCGTGCAGGTGGTGCGCCTGGCCAATGAAACCAGCTTCCAGGTGGCGCGCACGCGCGTCGAATACCGGCCCGCGCAGGAGCAGGCGGCGCGCCAGCTGGCCCGCCAGTTGGGGATGCAGGTACAAACCCAGGTGCAGACCCAGGCCGCCGATTGTCCTGTCAGCGAGCTGCGCCTGGTACTGGGGCGCGACCTGAGCGATCCGTCCATGCTGCACCGCTATTATCTGCAGCAGTTGCAGCTGGCGCGCCAGGCGCTGGCGCGGCTCGGTTAA
- a CDS encoding glutathione S-transferase N-terminal domain-containing protein, whose translation MMVLYSGTTCPFSQRCRLVLFEKGMDFEVRDVDLFNKPEDISTMNPYGQVPILVERELILYESNIINEYIDERFPHPQLMPADPLMRARARLMLFNFEKELFVHVHVLESERAKSNDKAHDKARAEIRDRLTTLAPLFLKNKYMLGDEFSMLDVAVAPLLWRLDHYGIELSKTAAPLMKYAERIFSRPAYIEALTPSEKVMRR comes from the coding sequence ATGATGGTTCTCTATTCGGGTACAACCTGCCCATTTTCGCAACGCTGCCGCCTGGTCCTGTTTGAAAAAGGCATGGACTTCGAAGTGCGCGACGTCGACCTGTTCAACAAACCGGAAGACATTTCGACCATGAATCCGTACGGCCAGGTGCCTATCCTGGTTGAGCGCGAACTGATCCTGTATGAATCGAACATCATCAACGAGTACATCGATGAGCGCTTCCCGCATCCGCAACTGATGCCGGCCGATCCGCTGATGCGTGCCCGCGCGCGCCTGATGCTGTTCAATTTCGAAAAAGAACTGTTCGTGCACGTGCACGTGCTGGAAAGCGAACGCGCCAAGAGCAACGACAAGGCCCACGACAAGGCACGCGCGGAAATCCGCGACCGCCTGACGACCCTGGCGCCGCTGTTCCTGAAAAACAAGTACATGCTGGGCGACGAATTCTCGATGCTCGACGTGGCTGTCGCGCCGCTGCTGTGGCGCCTGGACCACTACGGCATCGAACTGTCGAAGACGGCCGCACCGCTGATGAAATACGCCGAACGCATCTTCTCGCGTCCAGCGTATATCGAGGCATTGACCCCTTCCGAAAAGGTCATGCGCCGTTAA
- a CDS encoding dodecin has product MSAHTYKLIELVGTSTESSDQAIRDAVAKAALTVKHMDWYEVTESRGHIVDGKVAHFQVTLKVGFRLE; this is encoded by the coding sequence ATGTCCGCACACACTTACAAGCTGATCGAACTGGTTGGCACATCGACCGAGAGCAGCGATCAGGCGATACGCGATGCCGTTGCCAAGGCGGCGCTCACGGTCAAGCATATGGACTGGTATGAAGTGACCGAGTCGCGGGGACATATCGTCGACGGCAAGGTGGCGCACTTCCAGGTCACGCTCAAGGTCGGCTTCCGGCTCGAGTAA
- a CDS encoding type II secretion system F family protein: protein MTGSQLLFLLIVFAVVVALALLAWLIFFPGALRQRLFGSMAPAASEAVAENGWVERVARVAQPFSKLSLPEEGWERSPLRTRFMNAGWRQASAPALYFAAKSVLALLFPTVLGLYAASAMAAQLRSVLLLLLCVSATIGYYLPNLVLASTAKRRQRDIFENIPDALDLLTVCVEAGLSLERALVKVSGEIHIKSVVLAQELQLVLMEMRAGFSKEKALRNLALRSGVEDVDTLVAMLIQSERFGTSMGDSLRVHSENLRGKRSLLAEEAAAKIALKLLFPLIFCVFPTLMLVLMGPAVIEVYRVLVPAMASR, encoded by the coding sequence ATGACTGGCTCGCAACTGCTGTTTCTGTTGATTGTCTTCGCCGTGGTGGTGGCGCTGGCCCTGCTGGCATGGCTGATCTTCTTTCCCGGTGCCTTGCGCCAGCGCCTGTTCGGTTCCATGGCGCCGGCCGCCAGCGAGGCAGTGGCGGAAAACGGCTGGGTGGAGCGCGTGGCGCGCGTGGCGCAGCCGTTCAGCAAGCTGTCGCTGCCGGAAGAGGGCTGGGAGCGCTCGCCGCTGCGCACGCGCTTCATGAACGCGGGCTGGCGCCAGGCCAGCGCGCCGGCCCTGTACTTCGCCGCGAAAAGCGTGCTGGCCCTGCTGTTTCCCACCGTGCTGGGTCTGTATGCGGCCAGCGCCATGGCGGCGCAGCTGCGCAGCGTGCTATTGCTGCTGCTGTGCGTCAGCGCCACCATCGGCTATTACCTGCCGAACCTGGTGCTGGCCAGCACGGCCAAGCGGCGGCAGCGCGACATCTTTGAAAACATCCCGGATGCGCTCGACTTGCTGACCGTGTGCGTGGAAGCGGGCTTGAGCCTGGAGCGCGCGCTGGTGAAGGTGTCGGGCGAAATCCATATCAAGAGCGTGGTGCTGGCACAGGAGTTGCAGCTGGTGCTGATGGAAATGCGCGCCGGCTTTTCCAAGGAAAAGGCGCTGCGCAACCTGGCCCTGCGCAGCGGCGTGGAAGACGTCGATACCTTGGTCGCCATGTTGATTCAATCGGAACGCTTCGGCACCAGCATGGGCGATTCGCTGCGCGTGCATTCGGAAAACCTGCGCGGCAAGCGCAGCCTGCTGGCCGAGGAGGCGGCAGCGAAGATTGCCCTGAAACTGCTGTTCCCGCTGATCTTTTGCGTTTTTCCCACCCTCATGCTGGTGCTCATGGGGCCGGCCGTGATCGAAGTGTATCGCGTGCTCGTGCCGGCCATGGCCAGCCGCTGA
- a CDS encoding cytochrome b, translating into MAAFKETKFPADAPVAEKALGWVDDRFPLTKLWNDQWGKYYAPKNFNFWYIFGSLAMLVLVLQIVTGIFLTMHYKPDAALAFNSVEYIMREVPWGWLVRYMHSTGASAFFIIVYLHMTRGLLYGSYRKPRELIWLFGFAIFLCLMAEAFFGYLLPWGQMSYWGAQVIVNLFGAIPLIGPDLSLWIRGDYVVSDATLNRFFAFHVIAIPLVLLGLVAAHLIALHEVGSSNPDGIEVKENLGADGHPLDSIPSHPYYTVHDLFGVSIFLVIFSAVVFFAPEMGGYFLEYNNFLPGDSLKTPLHIAPTWYFTPFYSVLRATTADFMYVLMGVVAAYVVFIWLKSRLSTTVKSIIAGIAIVAIIGMLPQVLDAKFWGVVFFGGSVVILAFLPWLDHSPVKSIRYRPTWHKYIYAIFGLSFLILGYLGTQAPTDAKTIVSQVCTLIYFSFFLLMPWWSAMGQFKTVPSRVTFHPH; encoded by the coding sequence ATGGCTGCTTTCAAAGAAACGAAGTTCCCGGCAGACGCTCCCGTCGCCGAAAAAGCGCTGGGCTGGGTCGATGACCGCTTTCCCCTGACCAAGCTGTGGAACGATCAATGGGGCAAATACTACGCCCCGAAAAACTTCAACTTCTGGTACATCTTCGGTTCGCTGGCCATGCTGGTGCTGGTGCTGCAGATCGTCACCGGCATCTTCCTGACCATGCACTACAAACCGGATGCGGCCCTGGCCTTCAATTCCGTCGAGTACATCATGCGCGAAGTACCGTGGGGCTGGCTGGTGCGCTACATGCACTCGACGGGCGCCTCCGCCTTCTTCATCATCGTCTACCTGCACATGACGCGCGGCCTGCTGTACGGCTCGTACCGCAAGCCACGTGAACTGATCTGGCTGTTCGGTTTCGCCATCTTCCTGTGCCTGATGGCCGAAGCGTTCTTCGGTTACCTGTTGCCATGGGGCCAGATGTCATACTGGGGCGCACAAGTGATCGTCAACCTGTTCGGCGCCATCCCGCTGATCGGCCCTGACCTGTCGCTGTGGATCCGCGGCGATTACGTCGTTTCCGACGCCACCCTGAACCGCTTCTTCGCCTTCCACGTGATCGCCATCCCGCTGGTACTGCTGGGCTTGGTCGCAGCGCACTTGATCGCCCTGCATGAAGTGGGCTCCAGCAACCCGGACGGCATCGAAGTGAAGGAAAACCTGGGCGCCGACGGCCACCCCCTCGATTCGATCCCTTCGCATCCTTACTACACCGTGCATGACCTGTTCGGCGTATCGATCTTCCTCGTCATTTTCAGCGCCGTCGTCTTCTTCGCGCCGGAAATGGGCGGCTACTTCCTGGAATACAACAACTTCCTGCCGGGCGACTCGCTGAAGACCCCGCTGCACATCGCGCCAACCTGGTACTTCACGCCGTTCTACTCGGTGCTGCGCGCCACCACGGCCGACTTCATGTACGTCCTGATGGGTGTCGTGGCTGCCTACGTGGTGTTCATCTGGCTCAAGTCGCGCCTGTCGACGACCGTCAAATCCATCATCGCCGGCATCGCCATCGTCGCCATCATCGGCATGCTGCCGCAGGTGCTCGATGCGAAATTCTGGGGTGTGGTGTTCTTCGGCGGTTCCGTCGTGATCCTGGCCTTCCTGCCATGGTTAGACCATTCGCCCGTGAAATCGATCCGCTACCGTCCGACCTGGCACAAATACATCTATGCCATCTTCGGCCTGTCGTTCCTGATCCTCGGCTACCTCGGGACCCAGGCGCCAACGGATGCGAAGACCATCGTGTCGCAAGTGTGCACCCTGATTTACTTCAGCTTCTTCCTGTTGATGCCATGGTGGAGTGCAATGGGCCAGTTCAAGACCGTGCCGTCGCGTGTGACGTTTCACCCGCACTAA
- a CDS encoding Do family serine endopeptidase, with protein sequence MRRFWLLFAQTVTIALALYFVYGALRPASRVQQLGSPAKPVPVVETASSSLAPGSYRDAAARAMPAVVNILTLQVPKRGAHPLARDPFFKRFFGDRDPDGEDGEDLKNSLGSGVIVSHEGYVLTNNHVVEGADEIEVVLTDGRKAPAKVVGLDPETDLAVIKIDLDKLPVIVLGQSELARVGDVVLAIGNPFGVGQTVTMGIISALGRNNLHINSFENFIQTDAAINFGNSGGALVDTRGNLIGINTAIYSQSGGSVGIGFAIPVSTAKTVMEAIIKDGHVVRGWIGVETQDITPELAQSFNLQRTSGAIIAGVVRNGPADKAGIVPGDILLTVDGKPVGDTTEMLNLIAQLPPGGKAKMTVLRKNREAALDVMVGKRPIPKELSK encoded by the coding sequence ATGCGACGATTCTGGTTATTGTTTGCGCAAACCGTGACGATCGCGTTGGCGCTGTACTTTGTGTACGGCGCGCTGCGCCCGGCCAGCCGGGTACAGCAGCTGGGCTCTCCTGCGAAACCGGTGCCCGTGGTGGAAACGGCGTCCAGCAGCCTGGCGCCCGGTTCCTACCGCGACGCGGCGGCGCGCGCCATGCCCGCCGTCGTCAATATCCTCACCCTGCAAGTACCCAAGCGCGGCGCCCATCCGCTGGCGCGCGATCCCTTCTTCAAACGTTTCTTCGGCGACCGCGACCCGGACGGCGAGGATGGCGAGGACTTGAAAAACAGCCTCGGCTCGGGCGTCATCGTCAGCCATGAAGGCTATGTTCTGACGAATAACCACGTGGTCGAAGGCGCCGACGAAATCGAAGTCGTGCTCACCGATGGCCGCAAGGCGCCCGCCAAGGTCGTGGGCCTGGACCCGGAAACGGACCTGGCTGTCATCAAGATCGACCTCGACAAGCTGCCCGTCATCGTGCTGGGCCAGTCGGAACTGGCGCGCGTGGGCGACGTGGTGCTGGCCATCGGCAACCCGTTCGGCGTGGGCCAGACGGTGACCATGGGCATCATCTCGGCCCTGGGCCGCAACAACCTGCACATCAACAGCTTTGAAAACTTCATCCAGACGGATGCTGCCATCAACTTCGGCAATTCGGGCGGCGCCCTGGTCGATACGCGCGGCAATCTGATCGGCATCAATACGGCGATCTACTCGCAAAGCGGCGGTTCCGTCGGCATCGGCTTCGCCATTCCCGTCTCGACGGCCAAAACGGTGATGGAAGCCATCATCAAGGATGGCCACGTGGTGCGTGGCTGGATCGGCGTGGAAACGCAGGACATCACCCCCGAGCTGGCGCAAAGCTTCAACTTGCAGCGCACCAGCGGCGCCATCATCGCCGGCGTGGTGCGCAACGGGCCGGCCGACAAGGCGGGCATCGTGCCCGGCGACATCCTGCTGACGGTGGACGGCAAGCCCGTGGGCGACACGACGGAAATGCTGAACCTGATCGCCCAACTGCCGCCCGGCGGAAAAGCTAAAATGACGGTGCTGCGCAAGAATCGCGAAGCGGCGCTCGACGTGATGGTGGGCAAGCGCCCCATCCCGAAAGAGCTTTCCAAATAG